A stretch of DNA from Rhizoctonia solani chromosome 9, complete sequence:
caaCGTCTGAAAAGCTATCACatcgtagcccctgtgtaataatcaaagacaggaatacgagtAGCAGTAAGACCGCGGGATAGCCCCTCGCTAGcgatcgtccgcataccagggtgtccgcacctttagtcatacgctgttagtcagccaaacctCTGCTTACAAAAAACCTGACTAATATCACGCTTgcacacagctgttgattttAGTACAAGGATTGTCTAACGCTAGTGGTGcagcaaacagttagtatttTAGCACTATAAATCCGTTTTGTCTATCTGATCGAGTACCGATTTGTATCGGGAACGCATCCTAGTGTTCGATTTTTTAGACCTCATCCTAtttgccatcttttggccTTACTCCGTCGTCACCCGCTATCTGTACCTTGAAAAAACTCTCAACAATATTGATCACATACTAGTGGGTTGTATCAATAATCTTGAAGAACATATTGCTCGCATAGAAGAACCCGGGCTACTCCAAACCATTGCCCACATCAAGCATCACAAATCCTTTGCCAAGCGCCTCAACAACATCTACAAGGCTgatcttcaagaacaaaGGAACCTTATCTCCAACCTCGAAGCCCACAATCGCGATCTAGCTCTCACTAtcgaagagcaagaaaggctTATCGAGGAGAAAGATAGGTTATTAGTTGAGAAAGAGTTGGAGTTGGATAATTTCCATTGTTCCATTCAAGACatcacccaagacggaaaAGGTCGAATCCATTACTAcaaagaatatgagtttttCGCAGTCTcacatgacaatgcctggctTGGGCGCAATGGGAGAGACTAATTTGTCTTCTCCCCAAATCCAATTGGGGTGGTCTGCCCCTTCTTCACGTActcatactcctgctcctgcggctgtgccacctcatgtatattcccCCATGTCATTTGACAATATGTCTGATCGCAAGTTATTAAATATGGTTGCCCAAAACATGATTGTTCTAAAAAAAGAGTTTTTGCAATTACAAGGCGCTTATGAAGCgcaacatgatcaaatagCGTTGCTGAGAGCTGAACTCAAAGAACATCGTGACCAATCACGCAATCAACATATATTCTACTCTACCCAAATCCAAGGGGCGGCCGCTTCCATTCAAGCTGTGCAAGATCAACTACTCCACAATTACAATACTTGTCCCACGGCCCtgccccacctccaccttctggcacagccacctccaccaatcccCCACCCGCTCCTGCTTTGTCCAATTCGGACTTGAAATTTGCTAAACCCAATAAGTTCAGTGGCAAGAAAGAAGACGCCCTCAATTTCATTATTGCCTGCCAGGCCTATATAAGAGCAAAAGGAGCAACCCGTTCTCATGAAGAAAAAATCTTGTGGGTGACATCATACTTTGAGGGAACGGCTGAGGATTGGGTTTGCCCATAtaaagaaaggaaggtgttcagggGAGAAGCAGTTCCTCTGTTGGAAGATATCGATACTTTTTGGGCCGAGTTCACTAAACATTATGTGGACACAAATTGCGACGAGAAATATCGTCAAAAATGGAATAATTTGCGGCAGAAGGCGTCAGTCCAAGAATACACTCGGGAATTTCAGCAATACTCTGTTTCCTTGGGTTACAGCGACGAGACTCTGCGCAATAAATACTACGATGGTCTTAAAAACGAAATTAAAGACATCATGCTGTCAAcaatgttccaatggcgtcgGGCCACAGCTCAACAAGTGTATGACAAAGCAGAGGAAATTGCTAACCATATTGAATCTACGCGCCTATCCAATCCCTCCGTCTCCACTGTTCGCGCCACTCCCACTGCTGTTTCCAACTCCACCTCCAgccccactcccactcgcaCTTGCCTCAATGTGGGAGATAATGTCTACATGATCGATCCAACCACTCGtcgcgccaagaaaggcgccaTTACTTCCATTATTCGCACAAcctctggcaatatgccaAACGTTAGATGGAATGGGGAAACCAAGGACACCATGATTCCCTTCCCCTCCCTTAAAAAAGATGAACGTCCTGCCGCCGCCGCACCTGTCAAACCCATAATTGCCCCCACTCCTGTTTTAGCTTCAAACTCTAAGGGTCCAGGCCCCATGGACCTGGATGGAAGGGGCTTTACAAATCTCACCTGTCATGTATGCGGTGGTAAAGGCCACTTTGCACGCAATTGTCCCTCAAAGCctatgtctggacatgtggctaacgttgaatggtcttgggaaaggccaAAAGAAGAAAATCGTATTGAAGTAGTTTCTGAGGATGAGGaatcgggaaaaggaaaagccaaggccgactaaggagtaaggcacttggctgtatgctcgCGGATTTGCACCATGAAAACAACGATTTTGAAATACTTTCTTTATGTAATACAtcacaaatatatgcgtcgttttctgcaaatccgtgtgaatCTCCTAAAATCCAGAAATCCAGTTTTTCGGCTAAACcctttcaaggaaaagccatgatcgaTTCAggagcaacttcttgcttcatacACCCTCTTTGGTTGAAACTTACCAACTTCCCGCTTATCAACATCAAATCCCAAAAAAATTACGCGTCATAGATGGCCGAGAAATTGACTCTGGTCAAATTACCCATTTCACTCGTTTTAAGTGCACCATCGGCAGTCATACTGAAGAATTGGAATGTCACATTTCGaacattggcaatcatcaactAGTGctaggaatgtcatggctGAAAAAGCATAATCCCCAAATCTCATGGGAAAAGCACACACTCGTTTTCAATTCATCATATTGTTCCAATAATTGCCTATCCGTACCTACTGTCCtagaactcaaggcagtagaagaaatacCACTTCCTTATCAGGAatttgccaaggtcttctcTGAAGAAGAATCATCCAAACTACCGCCCCACCGTCCTTACGATATTGCCATTGAGTTACTTCCTGACGCAAGACCCCGacatggccccatatataGTTTAGGCCCAAGGGAAGATGCAGAACTGAAGGAAACTATTGAGAAACAACTCAAGGCTGGTCTGATTCGCCCATCAAAATCCCCAATGGCCTCTCCCAtcttgtttgtcaaaaagaaaaatgggaaactaCGTATGTGTGTGGACTACAGGCGTCTgaatagcatgaccaagaaaaacgtctaccctCTGCCCTTACCACAAAACCTGATTGAGAAATTACAAGGTGCTAAAatctttagcaaatttgatCTTAGGGCAGGATATAATCTAGTTTGAATtaaagaaggtgatgaatggaaaactgcatTCAAGACCAAATACGGACTATTCgaatacttggttatgccttttggattgaCAAATGCGCCGGCGGCTTTTCAAGGCATGATGAACGAAATTTTCCGAGACCTTTTGGATGTCTATGTCATCATTTACTTGGACGATATTTTAGTCTTTTCTCTGAATGAAAAAGATCACGAAGTTCATGTACGAGAAGTACTTAAGAGGCTACAGGACAACGACCTCTTTTGCAATATCAAAaaatgtcacttccatgTGAAGAAGATTGATTACTTAGGGTTTATTATATCCGAATTTGGCATAGAAGTGGATCAGTCTAAAGTTACAGATgcaatgaattggtcaatACCCAAAAATGTCAAGAACATCCaggaattcttaggatttgtaaACTTTTACAGGCGATTTATCCCTAATTTTGGCAACATGGCATGCCCTTTGTATAATTTGCTCAAAAAAGACAGtcaatggaaatgggaacaaGCAGAACAGCAATCTTTTGACGGCCTTAAAAAATGTCTTACCTCAGCACCCTTGCTTTACAGCCTGACACCACAAGACAATTTTATGTAGAATGCGATGCATCGGACTATGCCACTGGAGCAATACTATCCCAGCGTAATTCTGAAGGGAAACTAGCCCCCGTAGCCtatctatcaaaatccctatCCCCAGCCGAAAAAAACTACAACATCTTTGACAAAGAATTACTGgcagtcattagggcatttaaagaatggcgTCATTTACTGGAAGGATCGGAACtaccagtccaagttctaacaGATCATAAGAATTTGGAGTATTTCTCCACGTCCCAATCCCTGAATAAACGTCAAATTCGATGGGCAAACTTCCTAGTTgactacaatttccaaatcatCTATAGACCAGGAGCGCAAAACAAGAAGGCAGATATCCTCTCTAGACGTTACGACctagtaccccttgaagggggggtagagaaccaagttctctTGAAACCAGAACTTTTTATCCTGTCAATCACCCCAGATCAGGAAATTAACGACCTGATTGGCGAAGCAATCTATGAGGATAACCGGCTAAAAGAGATCTTGCATaaactccagaacaaggaaaaggtcttAGACTGGGAATTGAGAGAAGGACTGCTATGGTTTCAAGGAAAAATATTTGTACCAAAGGACGACACTATTAGGAACCTTATCTTGGAATCCAGGCATGACGCTTTAGCAGCAGGTCACCCAGGACAAGCTAGGACATTAGAACTTGTTTCCAGGagttactactggccatTGCTAAAAAAATTCGTCAACTCTTACGTCAGCCACTGCGAAACCTGCATCAGGTCTAaaccaacaaatcaagtacctaTAGGCCTGTTAAAACCattgcaaattcctgaacgtccctgggaagatatagcttatgacatgattgtgggattACCGGTTTCAGAGGGCTTTGATGCCATTTTAACTgtgattgattgattctcaaaaatggtccacttcattcccacccaatccacagcATCTGCCATTGATATTGCCAACCTATTTGTCACATACGTATGGAAGTTACACGGTCTACCCAAAAGCACAATTTCAGATAGGGGTCCCACATTCAATGCCAAATTCATTTGTCATTTGTATAAAAGACTGGACATCAAGCCAACATATTCCACGGCATATCATCCACAAACAGACGGACAGACGGAACGCATTCAAAGAGAAGCTGAAATTTTCATACGCATGTTTGGAAGTCATTGTCAATCAGACTGGGTGTCATTATTGCCATTAGCCGAATTTGccttgaacaatttgaaacaaacttccacaggcaaatcccctttTCAAATATGTTATGGCTATAACCCAAGATTTACAGTTGGTCAAAAATCAGACGAATCAGTCCCAAACGCAGATGAACATGCGGAATTCCTAGAAAGAGGCTAcgatgaagtcaaggcaGCGTTGGCCCTGTCACAGGAAAGAATGAAACACTTCTATGATCAGCGACACaggaaagaagaagaaatccaagtaGGGGATAAAGTCTGGCTAAGCCATCAGAACATATCTACTGATAGGCTGTCCATCAAACTTAGTCATAAGAAGTTAGGCCCCTACCTGgtaattgagaaaattggatcTCACGCATACAAGTTGCAACTACCTTTCacaatgcgcatacatccagtcttCCATATCAACCTCCTAACCAAGTTCCACCCCGATCCCCATGGACGCGaccctcctcaacctgcacctatcatcacagaagaaggtgaggaagaatacgaagtGGAAAGAATCCTGGacagcaaatggaaagggcgCGGCAAATCAAAGAAGCTCTGGTATTTAGtcaagtggaagggatacgacAAAGGAAGCAACTCGTGGGAACCAGTAGATAATGTGGGTAACGCGCAAGAAGCCATAAAAGAATTCCATAAGGAACaccctgatgcagttggagcttgaagagggggtaatgtcatgaccttcatcggcatgacatgaatttttactattttctaccttttttctgagacactttccttttttgatatatatttatgactcatcaagatcacgtgacatatttgatatatgatgtgaaattgtaaatgactcactatttagtactgttgttttgatgtggctccactcatgtatataagcagggtcaagtcgccgctaaacagcaagacttgacctcttcgtcaattcatcctaagttcactcctaccctttgcccaggcccctagtcgGCCACTAGTGCATCTTACTTAACATCATTAACCAGGCCTTTGTCGCCCTCTCCCTTACCATAACCCTTGGCCCTTTGTCGGCCCTCTACcttgtttcatagtccattggtgatagggccacggactttaagcctacTTGcatcataggtccgagcttagtcgtgacaccTGCCCTCCCTGGACAAGCAACGTGTGGAGGGAGCTTTTTGGGCTGTTTCCTCTAAAGGGTAGTGAGGACTATTACAATGCTGAGATTGATGTAGTTGGCGACAGTGACCCACAGTTGGATTCAAGCAAGGAACTGGGCCTCACCATGCCCAAGTCTTCAATCGCCTCGATCACCAAAAATCGCCGGAAGGCACTTGGGCTCCATGAGCGTCAGGCTGCAGAACGCTTCCTGCAATATTTCTGGGATACCTGGAAGGCGGATTATGTGAGGAAGATACCAATCCGCGAGACAATCAAGTCCACTACTCGAGGCGAGAAAGGTGGCCCGGACCCTTATGGGTATGCTGCGTATCGCAACCTGgtattggctgcaatcaACAGGAAGGGCGGCGTCATGAATCAAGTGGAGGAGACTTTGGGAAAGATTGGGGCTACTCCTGCCGATCTCTGGAAGGATGACAGAAGCTTAAACAGGGTGAGTTTTACATGACCAAGTACGTCTCAGTATTTGACCACAATCATACACGCAGGAACGTCCAGCTACCAAGCGTGTTCTTGAGCATCAGGTGCCTATAGCTGACACCCATGCAAGGCTGGAAGAACGAGATGTGCAAGCAGCTTTGGCTTGAGCCCTATTTGGCGATGCAGGGGTCAGCAGTCGTGGGACTGTTGTCCCAGAGCTGATCCCTACAATTTGTTGCTTTGCACAGCGCAAGTATGAGAACCTTGCGCGGAGCTTAAAGCGTAAGGTAACCACATCATGTGCTAGAATGCAAAAGGTCGACAGTAAACTGGAAGGTAAGCAAGCCAAGCTTCATGAAAAACGCCAAGCTAATGGATTGTTATAATAGATGCTCAAAGGCTCAGATCCCCCAAGGCATTGCGTGACGCAACAAGGGCTTTGACTGATTGGCGGAAGATAGCAATAGGGACAAAGGAGGTTGATGAGCTTCACTTCCTGTCCAGGGAACGTACGCTGAAGCAGTTATGGTCAagtcttgggtttggaagtCTTGAGGATGATCTGAGTGAGTACCAACCAGCTTgtgtttaagttatttgcttATAGGAACTCTTGAACCAGCGGCGTCAAAATCTAAAAGCAAGTCAACTCAAGATGGTCCaagcaaagaagaaatgcaGGCTGCCTATGCTTACTATGTTGAGGAGTACTGCTATGGAGTTGGCTGTCTTGACGAGTCCGAGCTTCCTATCCCTACAGTTGGTGTCTCTGGTCTCCACAGTTTGGTGGATGGGTGCGAGGATATTGGGGTATCGCATCTCAAGTCCTTGTCCACGGAGGCTTTGTGGGCCCAGCTAGGACTGCCAGGTGTGGATCAGTTCCCGTTTGCAGAGCCTGGCACTGGTGAAAGCGCCAAAGACATGGCTCCACTGGCCAAAACTCGTGCAGTGCCGTTTTGGCATCAAGTGGTAGGCACTCTCAGAATCTTGGAAGGCGCTTTCACACAGAGAGTGGGCGATTGCGCCCAACCAACTTTACTGTGCGACAATGTTGGACTTGGAAAGACGGTGCAAATCATTGGGGTCATTAGCATGATCCAACATTACTATAAGCAACAGGAACTGCCAGCCAAAGAGCGTCTTGCAACACCCATGTTTATCCAAGGTGAGTGGTGTTTGTGTGGCTGATGTGCTGTTTGGTTGACTCTGACTCTGTGACCTGTAGAGCAAAGCTTGCCATACTTTGCAGGCCAAAAGACCATACCAAATTTGCCATCAATTGTCATTACTCCGCGGACACTTGGCAATCAATGGATGGAGCAATGGAAGAAGTTTACCCAGCTTGGTAGTTTTGTTCCTGTCCGGTACTCAGTTGAGAGCGGCACCCTTGAGAGCTTCTGCAGTGACCCAACAGGTCCATACCGCGCTGCAGCTGGACGAGACTTGGAGCATGCAGGGCGAGTGGTTATCATTGCAGACCTATCGGTAAGTGTACATTCATTGACTATGCTGGTAGAACTATTAAATAAATCCGGTGACCTTATCAGGCTATTGCAAAGGAAGCAAAACGGTGCTTACAGCTCCCTCCTGCATTCAAGGGTAAAGATGCAAGGGAGTACAAAGCTAAGGGCGAGACACCTGTTTTCAAGGCAGGGATCAGCAATGCAGGCTCACTCTTTGGAATGCGCTTTCGGGTGGCAGCTGTGGACAAGATACACAATCTCCGAAACAGCAGTCACACTCAACGAGGGGTTCAGCTCATTACTCAGTCCTCGTCCTTGGTGATTGGAGCAACCGCCACACCATTGTTTACGTCGCTCAAAGTAAGTCATTTGACTATGTTATACACCAGCGCATCATTGACATTACGTTACGCCTGTGCGTACTAGTGCCTGCTTGCTCTTGGACGAAACCTGCGCTaccagccattgcttggtgaGCAAGGAGTTCAGGTCTGGAACGAGATGCAGGAAATGCTGTCAACTGGTAATGAAAGTTGGAGGCTTACAAGCACAGCGGTAATTCAAGCCACAGTGGAAAGGGAGCTTCAAGCGGCACTTTTACTTGGCAAAATTCCCTTGTACGACCCCCGCGCTGCtaagatcaaggaagaactggaaagcAAGTACCAGGCTGAGGACCAGCGGAGCATCCTCCATATGATTCATGTCTCAAAGCAGCCACTAAACATGTTGCGcttgcttcttctccccatCATGATTCGTCGCACAAATGAGTCCTTAGACTATTTGGGCAGACGAATCTTGGATCTCCCGTTTGTACAGAAGTTCATTGCTTGGGCACCCATGAATGAAGAAGAGAAAGAAATGCAACGGGTCATCAATCAAGAGCACACACAGCAGAAGAGCAAAAAGTATGTCTTGCCCTTTTTTGCCTTTCTCTCAGATATAATCTCCTGTCTCCGTATTCTATCACACAACAACTGACTTTGTTGATGATTTATAACAGAACAAAACTGGCGCAAAAGGCTAAGGCTGCCaagagacaaaaaagaaagcgAGCGCAGGACAATGTGGGTGACAATGGGGATGAGGATGTGGATGAGAATGCATGGAATGGGTCTCAGGCACAGGGGGAGGTGGAACAGAGCGATTGCAAGAATGTCAGGTGGCATGTAAGTCAAATTTGCTTTCCCATATAAGCTGATTACACCAACGCTTACCAATCTCAAATCAGAACTTCCTGATAGAACAGAAGTTTGCTGGCATGCTGGCTAAGCTGGGAGCGCTACGGCTGGAAGAGCAGGCTCAGGAGCTTGATCGTGGTACCTTGACAAACAAAGTCACCGACGACTGGACAGTGGAGAATCTGCCCCAGAAGATGTCCACAAGGATGCAATGTGTCATGGGACTGATTGAGTGGTTCTGGATCGGCAACCCCAAACCCGTTGCATTGCTTGAGGATGGTACGCTGGATAAAGCAAGGCTTGTTCAAGAACCTTTGCCCAGCAAGAAGCCACGGAAGTTTCTCATATACGTGGAATTTCAGCAGCACCAAGTGCTCATTGCAAAGGTCAGTGCTCTTATTTCTTGCAAGTTATTTGTAACTTCACGTTTGATGACTGAAAATTATATCAGATGCTCACTCTCAAAGAAAAAGACTATGTGACGTACAACGGCTCTATGGCTACCACCAAGCGTCAACGGTCTGTTGAGAAGTTTGCCAACGACCCATCATGCCGAATCATGATCATCAGCAATGTAGGCTCAGCTGGTCTCAACTTGGTGGAAGCCTCAGTTGTGATCATTGTAGTATGTATGGCTCAATGTTTGCATCACTCAGTTTGTCTAACAAATTTTCCCATCTGCAGAGCAGTGTTTGGTCTGGGCTTGAGCTTGACCAAATCATGGGTCGCGTTGATTGCCCTGGGCAGCTGCGAGATGTAGCTGTATACAACATCATGGCGCCAGAGGGAATTGATCTGGCCCTGAATGTTTACGCAGATAGTAAGGCACAGCTCTCTAACCATTTCCTGAGCTCGCAAAGAACCTTGCAAACTGTGTACTCGGAAATTGCTCAGCCACACTCCAATGATCACGATGAGCTTGACTTGGAGGAGATCCCTGCAGTCTCTTCAACAAAGGGTACAAAACCATCCACTTCCAAAGCTGGGCCACGCAAGAGAAAAAGCCAAAATGAACAATGCTCTCAAGATGCAAATGCTGTTCAAAAGCTAGCCCTAGCCAAGGCACTGGGATCACAGGTTTCTGGTGCTCCCTCAAGCAATTGTACGTTGCTCCAGCCTAGATAAAGCTTGACCATTGCTGATCAGGAGCAATGTATTCTGACAGTAGTCCCTACGACACAGAGCATgcaacctcttccaacaTCATCAACAGGAAGCACAGAACAAACTGATGAGTTGTTGAGTAAGTTCTTCTTGGATATTGATTGCGGAGTGCAAAGAGAATATTAACGTTGTGAAGTATCCCAGGGTGTACCTACCACTACACCAAATGCCATTGGTGCCCGGACAATGGTGGCCAGTAGTCAACAAAAGACTAAGTTCCATGCAAAAAAGGCAAGACTTGGtcactcttcttctgacCCGTCATTGGTGGCTGCGGCAACAGCACAGCCAAGTCAGCCTTTATCTGCGACAGGTATGGATTCATTTAAACACATTTTCTGCCAAGGTTGACACACGTTATCTGTTCAAGGGCCAATATTGGTGCCAGCCAAGAAGCGCACAGCACCGTCCATGGATCCACCAAGCAGCATGCCAACACGTACAGATCCAGCTGCCAGTGGTAGCTCTTCAAGACAAGCACCAATTGTTCCCAGGCCATCTGGAAGTGCGCAGCCAAGAGCAGCTACTGCTACACCAGAGCAGCTGTTGCAATTACAGCCTGGGTCTAGCTCCACAGCACCTACTACATCTGGGCACTCAGTAGTCACAGGAGGTGGAAGCTCACAGAGGAAGGTGTTCCGTCTGAAAGCATCAAAACTCTCAGCTAGTAATCACTCTGTTGACGCAAAAAAGTAACGATTTGAAAATCTGTATAGCAATTCACTGGCAAGTGCTTAATAATATTATATTGTATAACAAGCCATAGGGCCCCCTGTAGAAAGACATAGAATGGGTGTCTTTCTGTAAGGATTTTAGAAATAATTGGTCTCCTAAAATGGTCCGCCAGGATGGCTTGGAATTGGCCTGCACGCAGGAGGCTGTGCAAGCTTGGTCCAACAAGTAGACCTGTCCAAAATGCCTTTCTGTAAGCCATGGCCCATGCAAATAGAAATTGCGTTCTAAAAGTAAATTTTTAATTGAATTTAATTTTACTCCTGTACCAAGTCCGCCCCAATTATCCAGTGTATGCGGGCATATGTTATCATACATCATATATGAAGCTGCAAAAGTATACAAAAGGGTGTATAACAGCTCAAGGATGTAATTGAATAACTCAGTACAATGAACTCCCTTAAATGCTTTGACTATGAAGAGGACacttgggctcaagaggcGCATTGGCGTGGCCCTTGCTTTTCCGCAAGGGCCTGGGGTTGGATCACGCGTTCTCAGCAGGCATATTGAAGTGGTGAGTGGGGAGCAAGTTTGTACAGGTGGGAGAGCGCAGAGGACTGAGGATAGGGGAGGCTGCTTTTTGTTTGCGCCGCCCCTATCCCCTGTCTCTAATATATTGTAATTACtgttggaatata
This window harbors:
- a CDS encoding ATP-dependent DNA helicase, whose translation is MPKSSIASITKNRRKALGLHERQAAERFLQYFWDTWKADYVRKIPIRETIKSTTRGEKGGPDPYGYAAYRNLVLAAINRKGGVMNQVEETLGKIGATPADLWKDDRSLNRERPATKRVLEHQVPIADTHARLEERDVQAALA
- a CDS encoding Retrotransposon gag protein, whose amino-acid sequence is MPLTPVAHSVLYLFKAAAMNESHPLTCLGCINNLEEHIARIEEPGLLQTIAHIKHHKSFAKRLNNIYKADLQEQRNLISNLEAHNRDLALTIEEQERLIEEKDRLLVEKELELDNFHCSIQDITQDGKGRIHYYKEYEGGRFHSSCARSTTPQLQYLSHGPAPPPPSGTATSTNPPPAPALSNSDLKFAKPNKFSGKKEDALNFIIACQAYIRAKGATRSHEEKILWVTSYFEGTAEDWVCPYKERKVFRGEAVPLLEDIDTFWAEFTKHYVDTNCDEKYRQKWNNLRQKASVQEYTREFQQYSVSLGYSDETLRNKYYDGLKNEIKDIMLSTMFQWRRATAQQVYDKAEEIANHIESTRLSNPSVSTVRATPTAVSNSTSSPTPTRTCLNVGDNVYMIDPTTRRAKKGAITSIIRTTSGNMPNVRWNGETKDTMIPFPSLKKDERPAAAAPVKPIIAPTPVLASNSKGPGPMDLDGRGFTNLTCHVCGGKGHFARNCPSKPMSGHVANVEWSWERPKEENRIEVVSEDEESGKGKAKAD
- a CDS encoding Transposon Tf2-12 polyprotein, with protein sequence MFGSHCQSDWVSLLPLAEFALNNLKQTSTGKSPFQICYGYNPRFTVGQKSDESVPNADEHAEFLERGYDEVKAALALSQERMKHFYDQRHRKEEEIQVGDKVWLSHQNISTDRLSIKLSHKKLGPYLVIEKIGSHAYKLQLPFTMRIHPVFHINLLTKFHPDPHGRDPPQPAPIITEEGEEEYEVERILDSKWKGRGKSKKLWYLVKWKGYDKGSNSWEPVDNVGNAQEAIKEFHKEHPDAVGA
- a CDS encoding SNF2 family amino-terminal protein, translating into MQKVDSKLEDAQRLRSPKALRDATRALTDWRKIAIGTKEVDELHFLSRERTLKQLWSSLGFGSLEDDLTASKSKSKSTQDGPSKEEMQAAYAYYVEEYCYGVGCLDESELPIPTVGVSGLHSLVDGCEDIGVSHLKSLSTEALWAQLGLPGVDQFPFAEPGTGESAKDMAPLAKTRAVPFWHQVVGTLRILEGAFTQRVGDCAQPTLLCDNVGLGKTVQIIGVISMIQHYYKQQELPAKERLATPMFIQEQSLPYFAGQKTIPNLPSIVITPRTLGNQWMEQWKKFTQLGSFVPVRYSVESGTLESFCSDPTGPYRAAAGRDLEHAGRVVIIADLSAIAKEAKRCLQLPPAFKGKDAREYKAKGETPVFKAGISNAGSLFGMRFRVAAVDKIHNLRNSSHTQRGVQLITQSSSLVIGATATPLFTSLKCLLALGRNLRYQPLLGEQGVQVWNEMQEMLSTGNESWRLTSTAVIQATVERELQAALLLGKIPLYDPRAAKIKEELESKYQAEDQRSILHMIHVSKQPLNMLRLLLLPIMIRRTNESLDYLGRRILDLPFVQKFIAWAPMNEEEKEMQRVINQEHTQQKSKKTKLAQKAKAAKRQKRKRAQDNVGDNGDEDVDENAWNGSQAQGEVEQSDCKNVRWHNFLIEQKFAGMLAKLGALRLEEQAQELDRGTLTNKVTDDWTVENLPQKMSTRMQCVMGLIEWFWIGNPKPVALLEDGTLDKARLVQEPLPSKKPRKFLIYVEFQQHQVLIAKMLTLKEKDYVTYNGSMATTKRQRSVEKFANDPSCRIMIISNVGSAGLNLVEASVVIIVSSVWSGLELDQIMGRVDCPGQLRDVAVYNIMAPEGIDLALNVYADSKAQLSNHFLSSQRTLQTVYSEIAQPHSNDHDELDLEEIPAVSSTKGTKPSTSKAGPRKRKSQNEQCSQDANAVQKLALAKALGSQVSGAPSSNLVPTTQSMQPLPTSSTGSTEQTDELLISQGVPTTTPNAIGARTMVASSQQKTKFHAKKARLGHSSSDPSLVAAATAQPSQPLSATGPILVPAKKRTAPSMDPPSSMPTRTDPAASGSSSRQAPIVPRPSGSAQPRAATATPEQLLQLQPGSSSTAPTTSGHSVVTGGGSSQRKVFRLKASKLSASNHSVDAKK
- a CDS encoding Retrotransposable element Tf2 protein, whose product is MSWLKKHNPQISWEKHTLVFNSSYCSNNCLSVPTVLELKAVEEIPLPYQEFAKVFSEEESSKLPPHRPYDIAIELLPDARPRHGPIYSLGPREDAELKETIEKQLKAGLIRPSKSPMASPILFVKKKNGKLRMCVDYRRLNSMTKKNVYPLPLPQNLIEKLQEGDEWKTAFKTKYGLFEYLVMPFGLTNAPAAFQGMMNEIFRDLLDVYVIIYLDDILVFSLNEKDHEVHVREVLKRLQDNDLFCNIKKCHFHVKKIDYLGFIISEFGIEVDQSKVTDAMNWSIPKNVKNIQEFLGFVNFYRRFIPNFGNMACPLYNLLKKDKCDASDYATGAILSQRNSEGKLAPVAYLSKSLSPAEKNYNIFDKELLAVIRAFKEWRHLLEGSELPVQVLTDHKNLEYFSTSQSLNKRQIRWANFLVDYNFQIIYRPGAQNKKADILSRRYDLVPLEGGVENQVLLKPELFILSITPDQEINDLIGEAIYEDNRLKEILHKLQNKEKVLDWELREGLLWFQGKIFVPKDDTIRNLILESRHDALAAGHPGQARTLELVSRSYYWPLLKKFVNSYVSHCETCIRSKPTNQVPIGLLKPLQIPERPWEDIAYDMIVGLPVSEGFDAILTVID